The following proteins come from a genomic window of Pyxidicoccus sp. MSG2:
- a CDS encoding MetQ/NlpA family ABC transporter substrate-binding protein: MKRFFIPFLLSAGVLLAGCKAPASDSSTEVVRILRVGVNPVPHAEILRAAAPVALREGVRLEVVEFTDYVQPNIALSDGQLDANYFQHVPYLERFSADRKLSLSSVGPVHLEPLALYSTNYRQLAELPEGSLVTIPSDPSNAARALRLLEAQGLVRLREGAGATATVQGVVGNPRRLELREIDAEQQPRTLEDVAAAVINGNYFLEAQKHLELKANVLAREAPKGNPYANVLAVRKGDEARPEVQALVRALHSEEVRKFIEAQYGGAVVAAF; the protein is encoded by the coding sequence GTGAAACGCTTCTTCATTCCCTTCCTGCTCTCCGCTGGCGTGCTGCTCGCCGGCTGCAAGGCCCCCGCTTCCGATTCGTCCACCGAGGTCGTCCGCATCCTGAGGGTGGGCGTCAACCCGGTGCCACATGCGGAAATCCTGCGCGCCGCCGCACCCGTGGCCCTGCGCGAGGGCGTGCGCCTCGAGGTGGTGGAGTTCACCGACTACGTGCAGCCGAACATCGCGCTGTCGGATGGCCAGCTCGACGCGAACTACTTCCAGCACGTGCCCTACCTGGAGCGCTTCAGCGCGGACCGGAAGCTGTCCCTGAGCAGCGTGGGCCCCGTACACCTGGAGCCGCTGGCGCTCTACTCCACGAACTACCGACAGCTCGCGGAGCTGCCCGAGGGCTCGCTGGTGACGATTCCCTCCGACCCCAGCAACGCGGCCCGTGCGCTGCGGCTGTTGGAAGCGCAGGGACTGGTCCGCCTGCGAGAGGGCGCGGGCGCCACCGCCACCGTGCAGGGCGTGGTGGGCAACCCGCGCCGGCTGGAGCTGCGGGAAATCGACGCGGAGCAGCAGCCTCGCACCCTGGAGGACGTGGCCGCCGCCGTCATCAACGGCAACTACTTCCTGGAGGCGCAGAAGCACCTCGAGCTGAAGGCGAACGTGCTGGCCCGCGAGGCGCCGAAGGGCAACCCGTACGCCAACGTGCTCGCCGTGAGGAAGGGCGACGAGGCGCGGCCCGAGGTCCAGGCGCTGGTGCGGGCGCTCCACTCCGAGGAGGTGCGGAAGTTCATCGAAGCGCAGTACGGCGGCGCGGTGGTGGCGGCGTTCTGA
- a CDS encoding M14 family zinc carboxypeptidase: MLLPTLVALALAQAPPPLTTVSEQSGWTRTGRYSEVESLCRAFPKAFPGKARCDTLGTTPEGRPMLALVASADGTLTPAAAVKKGRPVVFFQGGIHAGEIDGKDAGFWLLRDMLNGTALPGVLKGVTAVFVPVFNVDGHERFGKNNRPNQVGPEEMGWRVTAQNLNLNRDYVKADAPEMVALLKYLHAWDPLVYADLHVTDGAQFEPDVSVGLEPQKSGPAALRELGVKLRQELFTEMESQGHQPLEFYPSFREDDDPASGFAYGVAPPRFSHVYWSIHHRFGVLVETHSWKPYAERVKATRDAVAGLLRLVARDGAVLRAAAKAADTEAESGKVREVVLAWQNTEKNHSIAFRGYAYERAPSEVSGQTWIRYDVTKPQVWNVPYFDEIRPALTASLPSGGYLVPPAHAAMVAQKLTAHGLRFQRLTREVPSTEAEAFRATDVKWGAQSVEGHQTLTVKGAWEKGTHALPVGTLYVPVAQPGIQMVAHLLEPTAPDSLLSWGFFSSHFEQKEYIEDYVLEPFARELLKDPAVKAEWDAKLKDAAFAKDPRARLRFFYERHPARDVQLRVYPILRTQAAPAGLAAAK; this comes from the coding sequence ATGCTCCTGCCCACCCTCGTCGCCCTGGCCCTCGCCCAGGCCCCACCGCCTCTCACCACCGTCTCCGAGCAGAGCGGCTGGACGCGCACCGGCCGCTACTCCGAGGTGGAGTCCCTCTGCCGCGCCTTCCCCAAGGCCTTCCCCGGCAAGGCCCGCTGCGACACGCTCGGCACCACGCCGGAGGGCCGGCCGATGCTCGCGCTCGTCGCCAGCGCGGATGGCACCCTCACCCCCGCCGCCGCCGTGAAGAAGGGCCGCCCCGTCGTCTTCTTCCAGGGCGGCATCCACGCGGGTGAAATCGACGGCAAGGACGCCGGCTTCTGGCTGCTGAGGGACATGCTCAACGGCACCGCGCTGCCCGGCGTGCTCAAGGGCGTCACCGCCGTCTTCGTCCCCGTCTTCAACGTGGACGGGCACGAGCGCTTCGGGAAGAACAACCGCCCCAACCAGGTGGGCCCCGAGGAGATGGGCTGGCGCGTCACCGCGCAGAACCTCAACCTCAACCGCGACTACGTGAAGGCGGACGCGCCGGAGATGGTGGCGCTCCTGAAGTACCTGCACGCGTGGGACCCGCTCGTCTACGCGGACCTGCACGTCACCGACGGCGCCCAGTTCGAGCCCGACGTGTCCGTGGGCCTGGAGCCGCAGAAGTCCGGCCCGGCGGCCCTGCGCGAGCTCGGCGTGAAGCTGCGCCAGGAGCTCTTCACGGAGATGGAGTCCCAGGGCCACCAGCCCCTGGAGTTCTACCCGTCCTTCCGCGAGGACGATGACCCGGCCTCCGGCTTCGCCTACGGCGTGGCCCCGCCCCGCTTCAGCCACGTCTACTGGTCCATCCATCACCGCTTCGGCGTGCTGGTGGAGACGCACTCGTGGAAGCCGTACGCGGAGCGCGTGAAGGCCACGCGCGACGCGGTGGCGGGCCTGCTGCGCCTGGTGGCCCGGGACGGCGCGGTGCTGCGCGCGGCCGCGAAGGCGGCGGACACGGAGGCGGAATCCGGCAAGGTGCGCGAGGTGGTACTCGCCTGGCAGAACACGGAGAAGAACCACTCCATCGCCTTCCGGGGCTACGCGTACGAGCGCGCCCCGTCCGAGGTGTCCGGCCAGACGTGGATTCGCTACGACGTCACGAAGCCGCAGGTGTGGAACGTGCCGTACTTCGACGAAATCCGCCCGGCCCTCACCGCGTCGCTGCCCTCGGGCGGCTACCTGGTGCCGCCCGCCCACGCGGCGATGGTGGCGCAGAAGCTCACCGCCCACGGCCTGCGCTTCCAGCGCCTCACGCGCGAGGTGCCCTCCACCGAGGCGGAAGCCTTCCGCGCCACCGACGTGAAGTGGGGCGCCCAATCCGTGGAGGGCCACCAGACGCTCACCGTAAAGGGCGCCTGGGAAAAGGGCACGCACGCGCTGCCCGTGGGCACGCTGTACGTCCCGGTGGCGCAGCCGGGCATCCAGATGGTGGCCCACCTGCTGGAGCCCACGGCGCCGGACTCGCTGCTGTCGTGGGGCTTCTTCAGCTCCCACTTCGAGCAGAAGGAATACATCGAGGACTACGTGCTCGAGCCGTTCGCCCGTGAGCTGCTGAAGGACCCGGCGGTGAAGGCCGAGTGGGACGCGAAGCTGAAGGACGCAGCCTTCGCGAAGGACCCGCGCGCCCGCCTGCGCTTCTTCTACGAGCGCCACCCCGCCCGCGACGTCCAGCTGCGTGTCTACCCCATCCTGCGCACGCAGGCGGCCCCCGCCGGGCTGGCGGCCGCGAAGTAG
- a CDS encoding sensor histidine kinase translates to MLSPSGSTTRKLLLAFGALVALFTAASGFALARLTDIHDGSHALREAGGRVRDALELATAVRDQYAHLAHTIILGNASHVRFHDEARARVEALTRKLREQARDAQEQTWVADIQQNGDALNRLYHDTLLPAVLAKDQGAITAAHGRALELVSQIQARADSLAQRFDTSIGSFEAHVGAVEHASFRWALLFLGGATLFAVGVGIYIGNSVARPVARLSEGAARLARGDLHTRIPEGDPGELGQLAAQFNRMTEALRAHQAQLVQHEKLAGIGRLAAGVAHEINNPLGVILGYVRLLQRKAEGALAEDLEVMEQEAVRCQEIVEGLLDLSRPGRGPMERVPLREVCEEVVARLRESSRLGDVEVRVEGDAPAWAWPPRLRQVLLNLVKNAAEAAGQGGTVALHIEAAPDGGASVAVSDSGPGVKPEDRPRLFEPFFSTKPSGTGLGLAVSQAIAEAHGGRIDADTGALGGARFTLRLPPASPAQEAMA, encoded by the coding sequence ATGCTCTCCCCCTCCGGCTCCACCACTCGCAAGCTGCTCCTGGCCTTCGGCGCGCTGGTGGCGCTGTTCACGGCCGCGTCCGGCTTCGCGCTCGCCCGGCTGACGGACATCCACGACGGCTCGCATGCGCTCCGCGAGGCGGGAGGCCGCGTCCGGGACGCGCTGGAGCTGGCCACCGCCGTGAGGGACCAGTACGCGCACCTCGCTCACACCATCATCCTCGGCAATGCCAGCCACGTGCGCTTCCACGACGAGGCGCGGGCCCGCGTGGAGGCGCTCACCCGCAAGCTCCGTGAGCAGGCACGCGATGCGCAGGAACAGACGTGGGTCGCGGACATCCAGCAGAACGGCGACGCGCTGAACCGGCTCTACCACGACACCCTCCTCCCGGCCGTGCTCGCGAAGGACCAGGGCGCCATCACCGCCGCACACGGGCGCGCGCTGGAGCTGGTGTCGCAAATCCAGGCCCGGGCGGACTCGCTGGCACAGCGCTTCGACACCTCCATCGGCTCCTTCGAGGCGCACGTGGGCGCGGTGGAGCACGCGAGCTTCCGCTGGGCCCTGCTGTTCCTCGGCGGGGCCACGCTGTTCGCCGTGGGCGTGGGCATCTACATCGGCAACTCGGTGGCGCGGCCGGTGGCGCGGCTCTCCGAGGGCGCGGCACGGCTGGCGCGCGGCGACCTCCACACCCGCATCCCCGAGGGCGACCCGGGCGAGCTCGGCCAGCTCGCGGCCCAGTTCAACCGGATGACCGAGGCGCTCCGCGCGCACCAGGCGCAGCTCGTCCAGCACGAGAAGCTCGCGGGCATCGGCCGGCTGGCGGCGGGCGTCGCGCACGAAATCAACAACCCGCTGGGCGTCATCCTCGGCTATGTGCGGCTGCTTCAGCGCAAGGCGGAAGGGGCGCTCGCGGAGGACCTCGAGGTGATGGAGCAGGAGGCGGTGCGTTGCCAGGAAATCGTCGAGGGGCTGCTGGACCTCTCCCGCCCGGGACGCGGCCCGATGGAGCGCGTGCCCCTGCGCGAGGTCTGCGAGGAAGTGGTGGCGCGACTGCGCGAGTCCTCGCGGCTGGGCGATGTGGAGGTGCGCGTGGAGGGAGATGCGCCCGCGTGGGCGTGGCCTCCGCGCCTGCGGCAGGTGCTGCTCAACCTCGTGAAGAACGCGGCGGAAGCCGCGGGACAGGGTGGCACGGTGGCACTGCACATCGAAGCGGCGCCGGACGGTGGAGCGAGCGTCGCGGTGTCGGACTCCGGGCCTGGGGTGAAGCCGGAGGACCGGCCTCGCCTCTTCGAGCCGTTCTTCTCCACGAAGCCGTCGGGGACGGGGCTGGGGCTCGCGGTGAGTCAGGCCATCGCGGAGGCACACGGCGGGCGGATTGATGCGGACACGGGGGCGCTGGGAGGCGCGCGCTTCACGCTGCGGCTGCCGCCCGCGTCGCCCGCGCAGGAGGCCATGGCATGA
- a CDS encoding trans-sulfuration enzyme family protein, with protein sequence MTSSPTWPRRSKEPAVRTRFATRLLHTGHETDPATGAAAVPIYQVSMFDQPGLDRPGEFDYARSGNPTRKALEGVLAELDEAHAAFAFGSGMAAISTVLMLFSAGDHLVVTDDCYGGTYRVLTRVFSRFGLKATFVDTSNPDAVRAAIRPNTKALLVESVSNPFLRRTDITAMSIIARTCGALLIVDNTFLSPYVSRPLTEGADIVVHSATKYLGGHSDVVAGTVAVKTPALAQEVYFLQNAVGAVLGPQDCFLLQRGIKTLGVRMERQVRTAAALARWLADRPEVREVFYPGAGAVVSFRLAQDAWAAPFVEALRLPLLGVSLGAVESIVTVPARHSHASVPAAERQRRGITDGLIRFSVGLEDLEDLQEDLALALGQAIRAAA encoded by the coding sequence ATGACATCATCGCCGACCTGGCCCAGGCGCTCGAAGGAGCCCGCCGTGCGAACCCGCTTCGCGACGCGCTTGCTGCACACGGGTCATGAGACCGACCCCGCCACCGGCGCGGCGGCGGTGCCCATCTACCAGGTGTCCATGTTCGACCAGCCGGGCTTGGACAGGCCCGGCGAGTTCGACTACGCGCGCTCCGGCAACCCCACGCGCAAGGCGCTGGAAGGCGTGCTCGCCGAACTGGACGAGGCACACGCCGCCTTCGCCTTCGGCTCCGGCATGGCCGCCATCTCCACGGTGCTGATGCTCTTCAGCGCGGGGGACCACCTCGTCGTCACGGACGACTGTTACGGCGGCACCTACCGGGTGCTGACGCGGGTGTTCAGCCGCTTCGGGCTCAAGGCCACCTTCGTGGACACGAGCAACCCGGACGCGGTGCGCGCCGCCATCCGGCCGAACACGAAGGCCCTGCTGGTGGAGAGCGTCAGCAACCCTTTCCTCCGCCGCACGGACATCACCGCGATGTCCATCATCGCGCGCACGTGCGGGGCGCTGCTCATCGTCGACAACACGTTCCTGTCGCCGTACGTCTCGCGGCCTCTCACCGAGGGCGCGGACATCGTGGTGCACTCGGCCACGAAGTACCTCGGGGGCCACAGCGACGTCGTCGCGGGGACGGTGGCGGTGAAGACTCCGGCGCTGGCGCAGGAGGTCTACTTCCTCCAGAACGCGGTGGGCGCGGTGCTGGGGCCACAGGACTGCTTCCTCCTCCAGCGCGGCATCAAGACGCTGGGGGTCCGCATGGAGCGGCAGGTGCGCACGGCGGCGGCGCTCGCTCGCTGGCTCGCGGACAGGCCCGAGGTGCGGGAGGTCTTCTACCCGGGCGCGGGCGCGGTGGTGTCGTTCAGGCTGGCCCAGGACGCGTGGGCGGCGCCCTTCGTGGAGGCGCTGCGGTTGCCCCTGCTCGGCGTGTCGCTGGGCGCGGTGGAGAGCATCGTCACCGTGCCTGCTCGCCACTCGCACGCATCCGTCCCCGCCGCCGAGCGGCAGCGGCGCGGCATCACCGACGGACTCATCCGCTTCTCGGTGGGGCTGGAGGACCTGGAGGACCTTCAGGAGGACCTCGCGCTCGCATTGGGCCAGGCCATCCGGGCGGCGGCGTGA
- a CDS encoding trans-sulfuration enzyme family protein: MKLATALVHAGVRRDPTTGAIAVPIYQSATYQHPALGQSTGYDYSRTKNPTRSALEDALAGLEGGSRGLAFSSGMAALHCALQLFGPDDHVILTEDLYGGTYRLVDRILHVPYTFVDTTRPEAVRAALRPNTRAILVESPTNPLMKTADLPAIAAIAHEAGALLIVDNTFLTPWLQRPLELGADIVVHSATKYLAGHNDVVAGALVVRDAALGERLAYLQNGIGAILGPQDAYLVIRGLKTLALRMEKHQANAREVAAWLAAHPLVERVFYPGVGGMLSFNVIEAALVPGVLASVQVCLFAESLGGVETLITYPTTQTHADIPVARREQLGISDRLLRLSVGIEDCHDIIADLAQALEGARRANPLRDALAAHGS; the protein is encoded by the coding sequence ATGAAACTCGCCACCGCGCTCGTCCACGCGGGCGTACGCAGAGACCCCACCACCGGCGCCATCGCCGTCCCCATCTACCAGTCCGCCACCTACCAGCACCCCGCGCTCGGCCAGTCCACCGGCTATGACTACTCGCGGACGAAGAACCCCACCCGCTCCGCGCTCGAGGACGCGCTCGCGGGTCTGGAGGGCGGCAGCCGAGGCCTCGCCTTCAGCTCCGGCATGGCCGCGCTGCACTGTGCGCTCCAGCTCTTCGGGCCGGACGACCACGTCATCCTCACCGAGGACCTCTACGGCGGCACCTACCGGCTGGTGGACCGCATCCTCCATGTCCCCTACACCTTCGTGGACACCACGCGCCCGGAGGCGGTGCGGGCCGCACTGCGTCCCAACACGCGGGCCATTCTCGTGGAGTCGCCCACCAACCCGCTGATGAAGACGGCGGACCTCCCGGCGATTGCCGCCATCGCGCACGAGGCCGGCGCGCTGCTCATCGTCGACAACACCTTCCTCACGCCGTGGCTGCAGCGGCCGCTGGAGCTGGGCGCGGACATCGTCGTGCACAGCGCGACGAAATACCTCGCCGGGCACAACGACGTGGTGGCCGGCGCGCTGGTGGTGAGGGACGCGGCGCTGGGCGAGCGCCTCGCGTATCTCCAGAACGGCATCGGCGCGATTCTGGGCCCTCAGGATGCGTACCTCGTGATTCGCGGGCTGAAGACGCTGGCCCTGCGCATGGAGAAGCACCAGGCCAACGCGCGCGAGGTGGCCGCATGGCTGGCCGCGCACCCGCTGGTGGAGCGGGTCTTCTATCCGGGCGTTGGCGGCATGTTGTCCTTCAACGTCATCGAGGCGGCCCTGGTGCCCGGGGTGCTCGCCTCCGTGCAGGTGTGCCTGTTCGCCGAGTCGCTCGGCGGCGTCGAGACGCTCATCACGTACCCAACGACCCAGACCCACGCCGACATCCCCGTCGCGCGCCGGGAGCAACTGGGAATCTCAGACCGACTGCTTCGCCTCTCCGTGGGAATCGAGGACTGTCATGACATCATCGCCGACCTGGCCCAGGCGCTCGAAGGAGCCCGCCGTGCGAACCCGCTTCGCGACGCGCTTGCTGCACACGGGTCATGA
- a CDS encoding MBL fold metallo-hydrolase, which translates to MALRFKNLDGSGPQSFDRVLKWAVGDKLTGRRRKSPDRAPVPRVEPDLALLRTPPAPGDGARLTWLGHASWLVQLDGLSLLVDPVLRDAINVVIHRNVPPGVPVEKLPPITASLVSHNHYDHLDLPTLKQVGAPIVTGLGHTPVFKGSNLPVTELDWWQSTKLGPVNVHFVPSQHWSRRGLNDVNDMLWGGFVIEGSSARVFHSGDTAYFDGFKEIGRRFPGLDAALLPIGAYDPAWFMSRQHMNPEEAAQAFEDLGATRFLAMHWGTFKLTDEPLDEPPRRLDTEWTRRGWPRERVHVLPVGGTLTVRNG; encoded by the coding sequence ATGGCCTTGCGGTTCAAGAACCTCGACGGCAGCGGTCCCCAGTCCTTCGACCGCGTCCTCAAGTGGGCCGTTGGCGACAAGCTCACCGGCCGCCGCCGCAAGTCCCCGGACCGCGCGCCCGTCCCCCGAGTGGAGCCCGACCTCGCCCTGCTCCGCACACCCCCGGCGCCAGGTGACGGCGCCCGCCTCACCTGGCTCGGTCACGCGAGCTGGCTCGTGCAGCTCGACGGCCTCTCCCTCCTCGTCGACCCCGTGCTCCGCGACGCCATCAACGTCGTCATCCACCGCAACGTCCCGCCCGGCGTCCCCGTGGAAAAGCTGCCCCCCATCACCGCCAGCCTCGTCTCGCACAACCACTACGACCACCTGGACCTGCCCACGCTGAAGCAGGTCGGCGCCCCCATCGTCACCGGGCTCGGGCACACGCCCGTCTTCAAGGGCTCCAACCTGCCCGTCACCGAGCTGGACTGGTGGCAGTCCACGAAGCTGGGCCCCGTCAACGTGCACTTCGTCCCCTCGCAGCACTGGAGCCGACGCGGCCTCAACGACGTCAACGACATGCTCTGGGGCGGCTTCGTCATCGAGGGCTCCAGCGCCCGCGTCTTCCACTCCGGCGACACCGCCTACTTCGACGGCTTCAAGGAAATCGGCCGCCGCTTCCCCGGACTCGACGCCGCGCTGCTGCCCATTGGCGCGTATGACCCGGCCTGGTTCATGAGCCGCCAGCACATGAACCCCGAAGAGGCCGCGCAGGCCTTCGAGGACCTCGGCGCCACGCGCTTCCTCGCCATGCACTGGGGCACCTTCAAGCTCACCGACGAGCCGCTCGACGAGCCGCCCCGCCGCCTGGACACGGAGTGGACCCGCCGCGGCTGGCCGCGCGAGCGCGTCCACGTCCTCCCCGTGGGGGGCACCCTCACCGTGCGCAACGGTTGA
- a CDS encoding methionine ABC transporter permease, whose product MSSELLHSLWVATGETLYMTSVAAVLVLLAGLPLGVLLVITDRGGLWERPALGRVLGTLVNVGRSVPFIILMVAIVPLTRVLVGTTIGTTAAIVPLVVAAIPFMGRVVEQALREVDSGLVEAAVAMGATRRRVVFGVLIPEALPSLVRGTALVVISLLGYSAMAGAVGGGGLGDLAVKYGYMRFRTDVMLGCLVVLLVLVQLVQWLGDGLASRFERASS is encoded by the coding sequence ATGTCTAGCGAGCTGCTGCATTCCCTGTGGGTGGCCACCGGTGAGACGCTCTACATGACGTCGGTGGCCGCGGTGCTGGTGCTGCTGGCGGGACTTCCGCTGGGCGTGCTGCTGGTCATCACCGACAGGGGCGGACTGTGGGAGCGGCCGGCGCTGGGCCGCGTGCTGGGGACGCTCGTCAACGTGGGCCGCTCCGTTCCCTTCATCATCCTCATGGTGGCCATCGTCCCGCTCACGCGCGTGCTGGTGGGCACCACCATCGGCACCACGGCGGCCATCGTTCCGCTGGTGGTGGCGGCGATTCCCTTCATGGGCCGCGTGGTGGAGCAGGCCCTGCGTGAAGTGGACTCCGGGCTGGTGGAGGCCGCCGTCGCCATGGGCGCCACCCGCCGTCGCGTCGTCTTCGGCGTGCTGATTCCGGAGGCACTGCCTTCACTCGTGCGCGGCACGGCGCTCGTGGTCATCAGCCTGCTCGGCTACAGCGCCATGGCGGGCGCGGTCGGCGGCGGCGGGCTGGGCGACCTGGCCGTGAAGTACGGCTACATGCGCTTCCGCACCGACGTCATGCTGGGCTGCCTGGTGGTGCTGCTGGTGCTGGTGCAGCTCGTCCAGTGGCTCGGTGACGGACTGGCCTCGCGCTTCGAACGCGCGTCTTCCTGA
- a CDS encoding methionine ABC transporter ATP-binding protein has product MIELRGVSKVYGQGAREVPALRNVSLRVEYGEVFGVLGQSGAGKSTLIRCLNLLERPTTGEVRVDGRDMLSLGPDELRAARQGIGMIFQHFNLFSSRTVAGNVAFPLEVAGCSRAHIRERVDELLELVGLSDKAGAYPSQLSGGQKQRVGIARALAPRPRVLLSDEATSALDPETTRSVLGLLRDINRQLGLTVLLITHQMEVVKSICDSVAVLERGRVVEQGKVVDLIARPGTRLHDLCYPPSAPPAGTASPGGRRVELSLVGEHSTRPILTTLARRFGVDAWLLEGSMERVGETRVGRLLFELTGPPEAVDGALGFLREQGLTPAVPHV; this is encoded by the coding sequence GTGATTGAGCTTCGAGGCGTCAGCAAGGTGTACGGACAGGGCGCTCGGGAGGTGCCGGCCCTGCGGAACGTGTCGCTGCGGGTGGAGTACGGCGAGGTGTTCGGCGTGCTCGGGCAGAGCGGCGCCGGCAAGTCCACGCTCATCCGCTGCCTCAACCTCCTGGAGCGCCCCACGACGGGCGAGGTGCGGGTGGACGGGCGGGACATGCTCTCGCTCGGCCCCGACGAATTGCGCGCGGCGCGACAGGGCATCGGGATGATCTTCCAGCACTTCAACCTCTTCTCCTCGCGGACGGTGGCCGGCAACGTCGCCTTCCCGCTGGAGGTGGCGGGCTGCTCGCGCGCGCACATCCGCGAGCGCGTGGACGAATTGCTCGAGCTGGTGGGGCTGTCCGACAAGGCGGGGGCGTACCCGTCGCAGCTCTCGGGCGGGCAGAAGCAGCGGGTGGGCATTGCCCGGGCGCTGGCCCCGCGTCCGCGCGTCCTGCTGTCCGACGAGGCCACGTCCGCGCTGGACCCGGAGACCACTCGCTCGGTGCTCGGGCTGCTGCGGGACATCAACCGGCAGCTCGGGCTGACCGTCCTGCTCATCACCCACCAGATGGAGGTGGTGAAGTCCATCTGCGACTCGGTGGCCGTGCTGGAGCGCGGGCGGGTGGTGGAGCAGGGCAAGGTGGTGGACCTCATCGCCCGCCCCGGCACCCGGTTGCACGACCTGTGCTACCCGCCCTCCGCGCCACCCGCGGGCACCGCGTCTCCTGGAGGCCGGAGGGTGGAGTTGTCCCTGGTGGGCGAACACTCCACACGGCCCATCCTCACCACACTGGCGCGGCGCTTCGGCGTGGACGCATGGCTGCTGGAGGGCTCGATGGAGCGCGTGGGGGAGACGCGCGTGGGCCGGCTCCTCTTCGAGCTCACGGGTCCACCGGAGGCGGTGGACGGAGCGCTGGGATTCCTCCGCGAGCAGGGCCTGACGCCGGCGGTGCCCCATGTCTAG
- a CDS encoding sigma-54-dependent transcriptional regulator yields MSTPQKPAVLVVDDKENMRKLFARILGDAYAVTEAADGTQALARLAEREFDVVVTDIQMPGADGFAVLREVKRRAPDTQVVLVTAYASIPKAVEAIKEGAYDYLSKPFDPDEVALLVARALEQRRQRKDAAGLKSRLATAPDLHGLLGSSAAMRSLHALLSQVAVRDLTVLLTGETGTGKELAARAVHAESPRKAKPFVAVNCGALPADLVESELFGHAKGAFTGATMAKAGLFEEAHGGTLFLDEIGDLPLPVQVKLNRALQEKEVRRVGTTSPVKVDARVVAATHRDLAAEVAAGRFREDLYYRLNVVTVRLPALRERREDIPLLALHFLSRAGRPELEGFLPEALRALTAYAWPGNVRQLENAVARAAAVAQGPTIGVDDLPPELGAARVAESGGAPAGGVPAEALAKLPYREAVDSARDAVSREYLSALMQEFGGNVTHAAERAGMERESLHRLLKRYGVRSDDFKRPD; encoded by the coding sequence ATGAGTACGCCACAGAAGCCGGCCGTCCTCGTGGTGGACGACAAGGAGAACATGCGCAAGCTGTTCGCACGCATCCTCGGAGACGCCTACGCGGTGACGGAGGCGGCGGACGGGACGCAGGCGCTGGCACGCCTGGCGGAGCGCGAGTTCGACGTGGTGGTGACGGACATCCAGATGCCCGGGGCGGACGGCTTCGCGGTGCTGCGTGAGGTGAAGCGGCGCGCGCCCGACACGCAGGTGGTGCTCGTCACCGCGTACGCGAGCATTCCCAAGGCGGTGGAGGCCATCAAGGAGGGCGCGTACGACTACCTCTCCAAGCCGTTCGACCCGGACGAGGTGGCCCTCCTCGTCGCGCGGGCGCTGGAGCAGCGGCGGCAGCGGAAGGACGCGGCGGGGCTGAAGTCGCGGCTCGCGACGGCGCCGGACCTCCATGGTCTGCTGGGCTCGAGCGCCGCGATGCGAAGCCTGCACGCGCTGCTGTCCCAGGTGGCGGTGAGGGACCTCACCGTGCTGCTCACGGGGGAGACGGGCACGGGCAAGGAGCTGGCGGCGCGCGCCGTGCACGCGGAGAGCCCGCGCAAGGCGAAGCCCTTCGTGGCGGTGAACTGCGGGGCGCTTCCCGCGGACCTCGTGGAGAGCGAGCTGTTCGGCCACGCGAAGGGCGCCTTCACGGGCGCCACCATGGCGAAGGCCGGCCTCTTCGAGGAGGCGCACGGCGGGACGCTCTTCCTGGACGAGATTGGCGACCTGCCGCTCCCGGTGCAGGTGAAACTCAACCGCGCGTTGCAGGAGAAGGAGGTGCGGCGCGTGGGCACCACCTCGCCCGTGAAGGTGGACGCGCGCGTGGTCGCGGCCACGCACCGGGACCTCGCCGCGGAGGTGGCGGCGGGGCGCTTCCGCGAGGACCTCTACTACCGGCTCAACGTGGTGACGGTGCGGCTGCCGGCCCTGCGCGAGCGGCGTGAGGACATTCCGTTGTTGGCGCTGCACTTCCTGTCACGAGCGGGCCGGCCGGAGCTGGAGGGCTTCTTGCCGGAGGCCCTGCGCGCCCTCACTGCGTACGCGTGGCCCGGCAACGTGCGGCAGTTGGAGAACGCGGTGGCTCGGGCGGCGGCGGTGGCACAGGGACCGACAATCGGCGTGGACGATCTGCCGCCGGAGCTGGGCGCGGCTCGGGTAGCGGAGTCCGGTGGTGCCCCTGCTGGCGGCGTTCCTGCTGAAGCGCTGGCGAAGCTGCCCTACCGCGAGGCGGTGGACAGCGCGCGGGACGCGGTGTCGCGCGAGTACCTCTCCGCGCTGATGCAGGAGTTCGGCGGCAACGTCACCCACGCCGCCGAGCGTGCGGGGATGGAGCGCGAGAGCCTGCATCGGTTGCTCAAGCGCTATGGTGTGCGCTCGGACGACTTCAAACGTCCGGACTGA